A single window of Halobacterium jilantaiense DNA harbors:
- a CDS encoding GYD domain-containing protein, which translates to MPTYAAFANVETGQFQNAQELASIWGDLRQDLETRDCDLRDAYVLLGERDVLLLFDATDRQAALEASIAAERYGIELQTMEATHVDELGRLVEDGT; encoded by the coding sequence ATGCCGACTTACGCCGCGTTCGCGAACGTCGAGACCGGCCAGTTCCAGAACGCCCAGGAACTCGCGTCCATCTGGGGCGACCTCCGTCAGGACCTCGAGACCCGCGACTGCGACCTCCGCGACGCCTATGTCCTCCTCGGCGAGCGCGACGTCCTCCTCCTCTTCGACGCCACGGACCGACAGGCGGCCCTGGAAGCCTCCATCGCCGCCGAACGCTACGGCATCGAACTCCAGACCATGGAAGCCACGCACGTCGACGAACTCGGGAGACTCGTCGAAGACGGCACCTAG
- a CDS encoding PhzF family phenazine biosynthesis protein, translated as MTETRALLVDAFTDEPCAGNAAGVVPDADGLADDQMQAIAAELGASETAFVTGSDDADRRVRYFTPTTEVDLCGHATIASHAHLFADGSIEAGEHTLETNVGVLDIDVTDDGVVWMTQNAPEIREVDLSYERVARVTGTEAAALRGASDDIPLAVADTGLPFLVVPITYLSDLGDADPDFDAVETLADEVGAAGVYMFSFDALDRESTLHGRAWVPGAGVDEDPVTGTASGAAGAYLDHFGAFDDDTPEEMVFEQGHFVDRPGTVRVRAADGGAPTVGGTAVETFDGDLVVPDADEDDILEA; from the coding sequence ATGACAGAGACGCGAGCGCTGCTCGTGGACGCGTTCACCGACGAGCCGTGCGCGGGCAACGCGGCTGGCGTGGTGCCCGACGCCGACGGACTCGCCGACGACCAGATGCAGGCCATCGCGGCGGAGTTGGGCGCGAGCGAGACGGCGTTCGTCACCGGGAGCGACGACGCCGACCGCCGAGTGCGGTACTTCACGCCGACTACGGAGGTCGACCTCTGCGGGCACGCGACCATCGCGAGCCACGCGCACCTGTTCGCCGACGGCAGCATCGAGGCGGGCGAGCACACGCTGGAGACGAACGTCGGCGTCCTCGACATCGACGTGACAGACGACGGGGTGGTGTGGATGACCCAGAACGCGCCCGAGATTCGCGAGGTGGACCTGTCCTACGAGCGTGTCGCTCGCGTCACGGGCACCGAGGCCGCGGCGCTGCGGGGGGCCAGCGACGACATCCCGCTGGCCGTCGCCGACACCGGCCTGCCGTTTCTCGTCGTGCCCATCACGTACCTCTCGGATTTGGGGGACGCCGATCCGGACTTCGACGCGGTCGAGACGCTGGCGGACGAGGTCGGCGCGGCCGGCGTCTACATGTTCTCGTTCGATGCGCTGGACCGGGAGTCGACGCTCCACGGCCGCGCGTGGGTCCCGGGCGCTGGCGTCGACGAGGACCCGGTGACGGGGACCGCGAGCGGCGCGGCGGGCGCGTACCTCGACCACTTCGGCGCGTTCGACGACGACACGCCCGAAGAGATGGTGTTCGAGCAGGGGCACTTCGTCGACCGTCCGGGGACGGTTCGGGTGCGGGCGGCGGACGGGGGCGCACCCACGGTGGGCGGAACAGCCGTCGAGACGTTCGACGGCGACCTGGTCGTCCCCGACGCCGACGAGGACGACATCCTCGAAGCGTAG
- the mfnA gene encoding tyrosine decarboxylase MfnA — translation MTRAETRRAPQDFERVLSSMCTDPHPAAREAAERFLATNPGDPETYPTVADLEREAVAMLGDVVALDDPHGYVAAGGTEANLQAVRAARNLADGDVNVVAPESAHFSFQKAADVLDVELRLAPTDDDHRADIDAVVDLADDDTAVVVGVAGTTEYGRVDPIPALADVAADVGARLHVDAAWGGFFLPFTDHDWSFSDAPVDTMTIDPHKVGQAPVPAGGFLARDPETLDALAIATPYLESDTQPTLGGTRSGGGVAGAHAVLSELWPGGYREQYERSQANADYLAAELSARGYDVVDPELPLVAADLPDDEFHALRDEGWRISRTASDALRVVCMPHVTREMLDAFLVDVDAVA, via the coding sequence ATGACGCGTGCGGAAACGCGGCGAGCCCCACAGGACTTCGAACGGGTGCTGTCCTCGATGTGTACGGACCCCCACCCCGCCGCTCGCGAGGCCGCCGAGCGGTTCCTCGCGACGAACCCCGGCGACCCGGAGACCTACCCTACCGTCGCCGACCTCGAACGCGAGGCTGTCGCGATGCTCGGCGACGTCGTCGCCCTCGACGACCCCCACGGCTACGTCGCGGCCGGCGGCACCGAGGCGAACCTCCAGGCCGTCCGCGCTGCCCGCAACCTCGCCGACGGCGACGTGAACGTGGTCGCGCCGGAGAGCGCGCACTTCAGCTTCCAGAAGGCCGCCGACGTGCTCGACGTCGAGTTGCGGCTCGCACCGACCGACGACGACCACCGCGCGGACATCGACGCCGTCGTCGACCTCGCTGACGACGACACCGCAGTCGTCGTCGGCGTCGCCGGCACTACCGAGTACGGCCGCGTCGACCCGATTCCCGCGCTCGCGGACGTCGCGGCTGACGTGGGCGCACGCCTCCACGTCGACGCCGCGTGGGGCGGGTTCTTCCTGCCGTTCACCGACCACGACTGGAGTTTCTCCGACGCGCCCGTGGACACGATGACCATCGACCCCCACAAGGTCGGGCAGGCACCCGTGCCCGCCGGTGGCTTCCTCGCCCGCGACCCGGAGACGCTGGACGCGCTCGCCATCGCGACGCCGTACCTCGAATCTGACACCCAGCCCACGCTCGGCGGCACGCGCTCCGGCGGGGGCGTCGCGGGCGCTCACGCGGTGCTCTCGGAACTCTGGCCCGGGGGCTACCGCGAGCAGTACGAGCGCTCCCAGGCCAACGCCGACTACCTCGCGGCCGAACTGTCGGCCCGCGGCTACGACGTCGTCGACCCCGAACTCCCGCTGGTCGCCGCCGACCTCCCGGACGACGAGTTCCACGCGCTCCGCGACGAGGGCTGGCGCATCTCCCGGACTGCCTCCGACGCCCTCCGCGTCGTCTGCATGCCCCACGTCACTCGCGAGATGCTGGACGCCTTCCTCGTCGACGTCGACGCCGTCGCCTGA
- a CDS encoding LiaF transmembrane domain-containing protein has product MARLRSGRLTTGGLIVLVGLLLLLSTTDLVATENLWNYLPLVFVALGVWALVRSRFRNLTGPVMVVAVAGTYQARNLDLVTDAQIGEWWPLFVVLFGVLYVVGRSRRTRGVSVDASDAGTVSIVSLFSGTQRRVTGAGFRGGDVFVAFGGAELDLRDATVSNPPATVECLVAFGGAELHVPEDWTVDLDVLSLFGGSEDTRPPTGTDGEVDLVVTGLALFGGVSVER; this is encoded by the coding sequence ATGGCTCGCCTCCGCTCCGGCCGCCTCACCACGGGCGGCCTCATCGTCCTCGTCGGACTGCTGTTGTTGCTGTCGACGACCGACCTCGTCGCCACGGAGAACCTCTGGAACTACCTCCCGCTCGTGTTCGTCGCGCTCGGCGTCTGGGCGCTCGTCCGCAGCCGATTCCGGAACCTCACCGGCCCCGTGATGGTCGTCGCCGTCGCCGGCACCTACCAGGCGCGGAACCTCGACCTCGTCACCGACGCGCAGATCGGCGAGTGGTGGCCGCTGTTCGTCGTCCTGTTCGGCGTGCTCTACGTTGTCGGGCGCTCCCGCCGCACCCGCGGCGTCTCCGTCGACGCCAGCGACGCCGGCACCGTCTCTATCGTCAGCCTGTTCAGCGGCACCCAGCGTCGCGTCACGGGCGCGGGGTTCCGCGGCGGCGACGTCTTCGTAGCGTTCGGCGGTGCCGAACTCGACCTCCGGGACGCAACCGTCTCGAATCCGCCCGCGACCGTCGAGTGCCTCGTCGCCTTCGGCGGTGCCGAGCTCCACGTCCCCGAGGACTGGACCGTCGACCTCGACGTGCTCAGCCTCTTCGGCGGCAGCGAGGACACGCGGCCACCGACCGGCACCGACGGCGAGGTCGACCTCGTCGTCACCGGCCTCGCACTGTTCGGCGGTGTCTCGGTCGAACGCTAG
- a CDS encoding universal stress protein, which translates to MFDDILFPTDGSDGAAAGLAFALDVAAARDATLHLLSVANTTRGALDTAAGDDTLVEHARDAVDEAAERARERGVDVVETVERGSPYRVVCDYAESAGVDVVAMPTRGRRGLERFLLGSTTERVVRRSEVPVLTVRPDGDATAAYPFEAVAVGVDGSDCGRAALDVGVEVVDQTDAALHLLSVVDIAALGPDVRTEALREALEADARDVLADAAAHAADAGVDPAADAVAFGSSVSGAIRAYVADNDVDLLVVGTHGRTGFDRYVLGSVAEFLVRTSPVPVLTVRAPAEE; encoded by the coding sequence ATGTTCGACGACATCCTGTTCCCGACGGACGGCAGCGACGGGGCGGCCGCCGGTCTCGCGTTCGCGCTCGACGTCGCGGCCGCCCGAGACGCCACGCTCCACCTCCTCAGCGTCGCGAACACGACGCGGGGCGCACTCGACACGGCGGCCGGGGACGACACGCTCGTGGAGCACGCGCGGGACGCCGTCGACGAGGCCGCCGAGCGCGCACGGGAGCGCGGTGTCGACGTCGTCGAGACTGTCGAGCGCGGCAGCCCGTACCGCGTCGTCTGTGACTACGCCGAGTCGGCCGGCGTCGACGTGGTCGCGATGCCGACTCGCGGACGGCGCGGGCTGGAGCGCTTCCTGCTCGGAAGCACGACGGAACGGGTCGTGAGACGCAGCGAGGTCCCCGTGCTCACAGTGCGGCCCGACGGCGACGCGACGGCCGCCTACCCGTTCGAGGCGGTGGCCGTGGGGGTAGACGGCAGCGACTGTGGACGCGCCGCCCTCGATGTCGGCGTCGAGGTCGTCGACCAGACGGACGCCGCCCTCCACCTGCTCTCTGTCGTCGACATCGCGGCGCTCGGACCGGACGTTCGAACCGAGGCCCTCCGCGAGGCCCTGGAGGCGGACGCGAGGGACGTTCTCGCGGACGCGGCAGCGCACGCCGCCGACGCCGGTGTCGACCCGGCCGCGGACGCCGTGGCGTTCGGGTCGTCCGTATCGGGAGCCATCCGCGCGTACGTCGCGGACAACGACGTGGACCTCCTAGTTGTCGGGACGCACGGCCGCACGGGCTTCGACCGATACGTGCTCGGCAGCGTCGCCGAGTTCCTGGTTCGGACGTCGCCGGTGCCGGTGTTGACCGTCCGGGCTCCTGCGGAAGAGTGA
- the ppsA gene encoding pyruvate, water dikinase, translated as MAVRWLEDVRADDIDSVGGKGASLGELTDAGLPVPPGFVVTAGTYRTFIEEAGIDQELFDAVDVDAEDSAALADAEARAKDLILNTEFPEELRENILSSYDALDDGQAFVAVRSSATAEDLPDASFAGQQETFLNITREGLLDRVKRCWASLFTQRAIYYRQEQGFDHDLVNIAVVVQRMVDAEKSGVMFTSHPSTGAHEAIIEAAWGLGEAVVSGSVSPDNYHVDRDTGAVEEVTVADKKVMHVKDAETGETVEREVPDEKRTERVLSDDEITDLVAIGERVEDHYGTPQDVEWAMVDGDVYMLQSRPITTIDDEEDMTDTDSGDGEALVNGLGASPGVASGPVRVVTKLDQLDKVGDGDIIVTEMTTPDMVPAMKRAAGIVTDEGGMTSHAAIVSRELGCPAVVGAQDASTTLADDQIVTLDGDRGVVREGRVETDEERDPIEEARPKTPVKPMTATEVKVNVSIPEAAERAAATGADGVGLLRMEHMILSTNKTPERYIEDHGEDAYVQELVEGIQGVAEEFYPRPVRVRTLDAPTDEFRQLEGGNDEPHEHNPMLGYRGIRRSLDRPDVFKHELEAFRELYEMGYDNVEVMFPLVNDAEDVARARNLMAEAGIDIEKRSWGVMIETPASALSMDEIAEEGVDFASFGTNDLTQYTLAVDRNNGNVADRFDELHPSVLRLIEHTIEVCREHDVATSICGQAGSKPDMVDFLVETGVSSISANIDAVRDVQHEVKRVEQRMLLESVRE; from the coding sequence ATGGCTGTACGCTGGCTGGAAGACGTACGGGCCGACGACATCGACAGCGTCGGCGGAAAAGGGGCGTCGCTCGGCGAGCTCACGGACGCCGGGCTCCCCGTCCCACCGGGCTTCGTCGTGACCGCCGGCACCTACCGGACGTTCATCGAGGAAGCGGGCATCGACCAGGAACTGTTCGACGCGGTGGACGTCGACGCCGAGGACTCCGCCGCGCTCGCCGACGCCGAAGCGCGAGCGAAAGACCTCATCCTGAACACGGAGTTCCCCGAGGAGCTCCGCGAGAACATCCTCTCGTCGTACGACGCGCTCGACGACGGACAGGCGTTCGTCGCCGTGCGGTCGTCGGCGACCGCCGAGGACCTTCCGGACGCGAGCTTCGCCGGCCAGCAGGAGACGTTCCTGAACATCACCCGCGAGGGGCTGCTGGACCGCGTGAAGCGCTGCTGGGCGAGCCTGTTCACCCAGCGCGCCATCTACTACCGACAGGAACAGGGCTTCGACCACGACCTCGTGAACATCGCGGTCGTCGTCCAGCGCATGGTCGACGCCGAGAAGTCCGGCGTGATGTTCACCAGCCACCCGTCGACGGGCGCTCACGAAGCCATCATCGAGGCCGCGTGGGGGCTCGGCGAGGCGGTCGTCTCGGGCTCGGTCTCCCCGGACAACTACCACGTCGACCGCGATACCGGCGCGGTCGAGGAGGTGACGGTCGCGGACAAGAAGGTGATGCACGTCAAGGACGCCGAGACGGGCGAAACCGTCGAACGCGAGGTCCCCGACGAGAAGCGAACCGAGCGCGTGCTCTCCGACGACGAGATCACGGACCTCGTCGCCATCGGCGAGCGCGTCGAAGACCACTACGGCACCCCACAGGACGTCGAGTGGGCGATGGTCGACGGCGACGTCTACATGCTGCAGTCCCGCCCCATCACCACCATCGACGACGAGGAAGACATGACTGACACCGACAGCGGCGACGGCGAAGCGCTCGTGAACGGTCTCGGCGCGAGCCCGGGGGTCGCCTCCGGGCCGGTTCGCGTCGTCACCAAGCTCGACCAGCTCGACAAAGTCGGGGACGGCGACATCATCGTCACGGAGATGACCACCCCGGACATGGTGCCGGCGATGAAGCGGGCGGCCGGCATCGTCACCGACGAGGGCGGCATGACGAGCCACGCCGCCATCGTCTCCCGCGAACTCGGCTGCCCCGCAGTCGTCGGCGCGCAGGACGCGAGTACGACGCTCGCCGACGACCAGATTGTCACCCTCGACGGCGACCGTGGCGTCGTCCGCGAGGGCCGCGTGGAGACCGACGAGGAACGCGACCCCATCGAGGAGGCCCGGCCGAAGACGCCCGTGAAGCCGATGACCGCCACCGAGGTCAAGGTGAACGTCTCCATCCCGGAGGCCGCCGAGCGCGCCGCCGCGACGGGTGCCGACGGCGTCGGCCTGCTCCGCATGGAGCACATGATTCTCTCCACGAACAAGACCCCCGAACGGTACATCGAGGACCACGGCGAGGACGCCTACGTCCAGGAGCTCGTGGAGGGCATTCAGGGCGTCGCAGAGGAGTTCTACCCCCGTCCGGTGCGCGTCCGCACGCTCGACGCGCCGACCGACGAGTTCCGCCAGCTCGAGGGCGGCAACGACGAACCCCACGAACACAACCCGATGCTCGGCTACCGGGGCATCCGCCGCAGCCTCGACCGGCCGGACGTGTTCAAGCACGAGCTGGAGGCGTTCCGCGAGCTCTACGAGATGGGCTACGACAACGTCGAAGTGATGTTCCCGCTCGTGAACGACGCCGAGGACGTCGCTCGCGCCCGGAACCTCATGGCCGAGGCCGGCATCGACATCGAGAAGCGCTCGTGGGGCGTGATGATCGAGACGCCGGCGTCGGCGCTCTCGATGGACGAAATCGCCGAGGAGGGGGTCGACTTCGCGAGCTTCGGGACGAACGACCTCACGCAGTACACGCTCGCCGTCGACCGCAACAACGGCAACGTCGCCGACCGCTTCGACGAACTCCACCCCTCGGTGCTGCGGCTCATCGAACACACCATCGAGGTGTGCCGCGAGCACGACGTCGCCACCAGCATCTGCGGGCAGGCCGGCTCGAAGCCCGACATGGTGGACTTCCTCGTGGAGACCGGCGTCTCCTCCATCTCCGCGAACATCGACGCCGTCCGCGACGTCCAGCACGAGGTCAAGCGCGTCGAGCAACGCATGCTCCTCGAATCCGTCCGGGAGTAG
- a CDS encoding VTT domain-containing protein, which yields MSVTAPLLLGLDFGGVESAVRAATGWTGLALIFVYSFLITFVLPLPGEVVLCPAGYVCGEAAHLGLGLSGAPLVLVVMLVSAAGKALGSVVALHLGYNASHSGIVVRTLRRFGYDPVEWSRSKLVNLVKRYGYYGMAMALSVPFFPDTISVYAFSVIDKDYERFAAAAFAGGVGRLVVTIALFEGVIILA from the coding sequence GTGTCTGTCACGGCCCCACTGCTCCTGGGACTCGACTTCGGCGGCGTCGAGAGCGCCGTCCGCGCCGCCACTGGGTGGACCGGGCTCGCGCTCATCTTCGTCTACTCGTTTCTCATCACGTTCGTCCTCCCCTTGCCGGGCGAAGTCGTGCTCTGTCCCGCGGGCTACGTCTGCGGTGAGGCCGCCCACCTCGGACTCGGGCTCTCCGGCGCGCCGCTGGTGCTGGTCGTCATGCTCGTGAGCGCCGCCGGGAAGGCGCTCGGCAGCGTCGTCGCCCTCCACCTCGGCTACAACGCCAGTCACTCCGGCATCGTCGTCCGAACGCTCCGGCGGTTCGGCTACGACCCCGTGGAGTGGTCGCGGTCCAAACTCGTCAACCTCGTCAAGCGCTACGGGTACTACGGGATGGCGATGGCGCTCTCGGTGCCGTTCTTCCCGGACACCATCTCCGTGTACGCGTTCTCCGTCATCGACAAGGACTACGAGCGGTTCGCGGCCGCCGCCTTCGCAGGTGGCGTCGGCCGCCTCGTCGTCACCATCGCGCTCTTCGAGGGCGTCATCATCCTCGCGTGA
- a CDS encoding M48 family metallopeptidase, which yields MLVYHAVFLALVAGTTLFFAYLAALNVRHAERAVRERANWLADRIGVDDPEELLAYHRLTTAASQLESVVVLVVVLLALYAGVFGGAVEWVYGTIANDLLAGVVLFVGTVLALQVLSLPFDAVDTFGVETAFGFNEQSPALFARDKLVGTVVGAVFVAILGAAVLFTVQTFPEWWWVAATGVVVAFLLATQVLVPRVVMPLFYDFDPVEDGSLRDAVEDVFERAGFACDQVYVMNASSRSGHSNAFFTGFGRTKRVVLFDTLVEQMDDEEVQSVLAHELAHWKKGHIWQNVAASALQAAVLLFVASFLLDAGWLYGMFGVPEQPAAGLLLAGLWLQPLSQLTAPIQNKLWLANEREADAFAVDVMGGGESLADALADLTSENLGNPFPHPYYEAFHYQHPPVPERIRYLTESEQA from the coding sequence GTGCTCGTCTATCATGCTGTTTTCCTCGCGCTCGTCGCTGGAACGACGCTGTTCTTCGCGTATCTGGCGGCCCTGAACGTCCGACACGCGGAGCGTGCCGTCCGCGAGCGCGCGAACTGGCTCGCCGACCGCATCGGCGTCGACGACCCCGAGGAACTGCTCGCGTACCACCGGCTCACCACGGCCGCGAGCCAACTGGAGTCGGTCGTCGTGCTCGTGGTCGTCCTGCTCGCGCTGTACGCGGGCGTGTTCGGCGGCGCTGTCGAGTGGGTGTACGGCACTATCGCGAACGACCTGCTCGCGGGCGTCGTGCTGTTCGTCGGGACGGTGCTCGCACTCCAAGTGCTGAGTCTCCCGTTCGACGCCGTCGACACGTTCGGCGTCGAGACGGCGTTCGGCTTCAACGAGCAGTCCCCGGCGCTGTTCGCCCGCGACAAACTCGTCGGGACCGTCGTCGGTGCCGTCTTCGTCGCGATCCTCGGGGCGGCGGTACTGTTCACCGTGCAGACGTTCCCGGAGTGGTGGTGGGTCGCGGCGACGGGCGTGGTAGTCGCATTTCTGCTCGCCACGCAGGTACTCGTGCCGCGGGTCGTGATGCCGCTGTTCTACGACTTCGACCCCGTCGAGGACGGTAGTCTGCGGGACGCCGTCGAGGACGTCTTCGAGCGCGCCGGGTTCGCCTGCGACCAGGTGTACGTGATGAACGCGTCCTCGCGCTCCGGGCACTCGAACGCCTTCTTCACCGGGTTCGGACGGACGAAACGCGTCGTGTTGTTCGACACGCTCGTCGAGCAGATGGACGACGAGGAAGTCCAGAGCGTGCTCGCCCACGAGCTCGCGCACTGGAAGAAGGGGCACATCTGGCAGAACGTCGCCGCGAGCGCGCTGCAGGCGGCGGTCCTGCTGTTCGTCGCGTCGTTCCTGCTGGACGCCGGCTGGCTGTACGGGATGTTCGGCGTCCCCGAGCAGCCCGCCGCCGGCCTGCTGCTCGCGGGTCTCTGGCTCCAGCCGCTGAGCCAGCTCACCGCGCCGATTCAGAACAAGCTCTGGCTCGCGAACGAGCGCGAAGCGGACGCGTTCGCCGTGGACGTGATGGGGGGCGGCGAGTCGCTGGCCGACGCGCTCGCTGACCTCACCAGCGAGAACCTCGGTAACCCCTTCCCGCACCCCTACTACGAAGCGTTCCACTACCAGCACCCGCCCGTCCCCGAACGCATCCGCTACCTCACCGAGAGCGAGCAGGCCTGA
- the metG gene encoding methionine--tRNA ligase, with protein MTDEDYPTDDPAVVTCGLPYPTGDLHIGHLRTYVSGDAFSRGLQKLGQETVFVSGTDMHGTPIAVQAIQEGVEPLELGLDRHEQYAETFPQFNVEFDNYGHTDEETNVELTKEFVRAWESNDHVYEKEIQVAYDPDADQWLPDRYVEGTCPYCGEHARGDECDEGCQRHLEPGEIEEPVSTITGNSAEYHERTHKFLRLSDFQEYLEGFINRMEGTNNAKNQPREWIEGGLEDFCITRDLDWGIDYPGEGGEDLVLYVWVDAPIEYVASTKQYSERVGSETFDWESVWKDGDGELVHVIGRDIIQHHTVFWPSMLAGADYAEPRAVCATGFVNIDGKGLSTSKNRAIWAEEYLDEGFHPDLLRYYLATASGFERDVNFSWERFAQRVNTELADAVGNFAYRALLFANRNFGGTPQDAALSDEVETEIVQAMDDYENALNDYDLRTAGERAVALARFGNEYIQRNEPWKLDDDEAAPVIRDCVQLVKAVAVLLQPFLPEKADDLWSQLGEDGSAEDATIADCLQAPPAEFGEPEELFEKVEDERVEDLDETLQTKIEAASSGEDDEADVTDEDDGSTELEPLTEDRISFEDFQDLDLRVGEVVSAEGIEGADDLARLEVDIGHEVRQIVAGIKQLHDLDALPETKVVVVANMEQSELFGVESNGMVLAAGDDADLLTTHEDSEPGTKVL; from the coding sequence ATGACAGACGAGGACTACCCCACCGACGACCCGGCGGTGGTGACGTGCGGCCTCCCCTACCCGACGGGGGACCTGCACATCGGCCACCTGCGGACGTACGTGAGCGGCGACGCGTTCAGTCGCGGCCTCCAGAAACTCGGCCAAGAGACCGTGTTCGTCTCCGGGACGGACATGCACGGGACGCCAATCGCAGTACAGGCCATCCAGGAGGGCGTCGAACCGCTCGAACTCGGCCTCGACCGCCACGAGCAGTACGCGGAGACGTTCCCCCAGTTCAACGTCGAGTTCGACAACTACGGCCACACCGACGAAGAGACGAACGTCGAACTCACGAAGGAGTTCGTGCGAGCGTGGGAGAGCAACGACCACGTCTACGAGAAGGAGATTCAGGTCGCGTACGACCCCGACGCCGACCAGTGGCTGCCCGACCGCTACGTCGAGGGGACGTGTCCGTACTGCGGCGAGCACGCCCGCGGCGACGAGTGCGACGAGGGCTGCCAGCGCCACCTCGAACCCGGCGAAATCGAGGAGCCCGTGAGCACCATCACGGGGAACAGCGCGGAGTACCACGAGCGCACGCACAAGTTCCTGCGGCTCTCCGACTTCCAGGAGTACCTCGAAGGATTCATCAACCGGATGGAGGGGACGAACAACGCGAAGAACCAGCCCCGCGAGTGGATCGAGGGCGGGCTGGAGGACTTCTGCATCACGCGCGACCTCGACTGGGGCATCGACTACCCCGGCGAGGGCGGCGAGGACCTCGTGCTGTACGTCTGGGTCGACGCGCCCATCGAGTACGTCGCCTCCACGAAGCAGTACTCGGAGCGCGTCGGCAGCGAGACGTTCGACTGGGAGTCCGTCTGGAAGGACGGCGACGGGGAACTCGTCCACGTCATCGGCCGCGACATCATCCAGCACCACACCGTGTTCTGGCCGTCGATGCTGGCGGGCGCGGACTACGCCGAACCGCGGGCGGTGTGCGCGACCGGGTTCGTGAACATCGACGGGAAGGGCCTGTCGACGTCGAAGAACCGCGCCATCTGGGCCGAGGAGTACCTCGACGAGGGGTTCCACCCCGACCTGCTGCGGTACTACCTCGCGACGGCCAGCGGCTTCGAGCGCGACGTGAACTTCTCGTGGGAGCGGTTCGCGCAGCGCGTGAACACCGAACTGGCGGACGCCGTCGGGAACTTCGCGTACCGCGCGCTGCTGTTCGCGAACCGGAACTTCGGCGGGACGCCACAGGACGCCGCGCTCTCGGACGAGGTCGAGACCGAAATCGTGCAGGCGATGGACGACTACGAGAACGCGCTGAACGACTACGACCTCCGGACGGCCGGGGAGCGCGCCGTCGCGCTCGCTAGGTTCGGGAACGAGTACATCCAGCGCAACGAGCCCTGGAAGCTCGACGACGACGAGGCAGCACCAGTCATCCGGGACTGCGTGCAGCTCGTGAAGGCGGTCGCCGTCCTCCTGCAGCCGTTCCTCCCGGAGAAGGCCGACGACCTCTGGAGCCAGCTCGGCGAGGACGGCAGCGCCGAGGACGCGACAATCGCGGACTGCCTGCAGGCCCCGCCCGCCGAGTTCGGCGAGCCCGAGGAGCTCTTCGAGAAGGTCGAGGACGAGCGCGTCGAGGACCTCGACGAGACACTCCAGACGAAAATCGAAGCGGCCAGTAGCGGCGAGGACGACGAGGCAGACGTGACCGACGAAGACGACGGTTCGACCGAACTGGAACCGCTCACCGAGGACCGCATCAGCTTCGAGGACTTCCAGGACCTCGACCTGCGCGTCGGGGAAGTAGTGTCCGCCGAGGGCATCGAGGGTGCCGACGACCTGGCGCGCCTCGAAGTGGACATCGGCCACGAGGTCCGGCAGATCGTCGCCGGCATCAAGCAGCTCCACGACCTCGACGCCCTCCCGGAGACGAAGGTCGTCGTGGTCGCGAACATGGAGCAGTCCGAGCTGTTCGGCGTGGAGTCCAACGGGATGGTGCTGGCGGCCGGCGACGACGCCGACCTCCTCACCACGCACGAGGACAGCGAACCGGGCACGAAGGTCTTGTAG